From Spiroplasma endosymbiont of Amphimallon solstitiale:
ATTTAATCATTCCTAATATTAAAAATATAGAAGAATTTGGTCATTTAGAGGGTGATACTATCATTGGTAAAGATCATAAAAGTTCTATTATTACTTTAGCTGATATATGATCAAAAACCACAATTCCTTTAGCAACTAAAAATAATAAATCAGAAAATATTACCTGAATTGTAAATATAAATGGGACAGTTTTTTAAAATAATTGTATTAAGGCAATGTTTAGTAATCTGTGTAACTTACAAAAATAACTATGTTTAATTAATTCTAGTAAATATAATTAAATGACTAGAAAGAGTGAGTTACAGATGGCTAAAAAACAAAATATTAATAATAATGATCCAATATCAAAAGCAGTAGATTTATTATTAGAAAATACTGAAGATTTAACAACAGTTTTTAAAGAAGGGGGTTTATATAAAGAATTAACAAAACGTTTAGTTGAAAAAATGTTGAATTCTGAAATGCAAAATTATTTAGGATATGAAAAAAATCAACATAGTAATACTGAAAATGCTCGTAATGGTACAAGTTCAAAAAAATTAATAACTCAACAAGGTAAAATTGAGATTGATGTACCAAGAGATCGCAATAGTGATTTTACTCCTGTAATAGTTGCAAAAAGACAGCGAAGATTTGATGGTTTTGATCAACAAGTGCTTTCACTATATGCAAAAGGTATGACTCTATCTGACATTAGAATGCAGTTACAAGAGTTATATCATGGTGCTGATATTAGTGAAAGTGTTATTAGTCAAATTACTGATGATGTTATTGATGATGTCAAAGCATGACAAAATCGACCATTAGAAAGCGTTTATCCGATTGTTTATTTTGATTGTATAGTAGTTAAAGTTCGACAAGATAAACGGATTATTAATAAATCAGTTTATATAGCATTAGGAGTTGATTTAGAAGGTAAAAAAGATGTTTTAGGCTTATGAATTAGTGAAAATGAAGGTGCTAAATTTTGATTAGCTAATTTCACAGAAATGAAAAATCGAGGCTTAAATGATATTTTGATTGCTTGTAGTGATAATTTAACAGGCATGTCAGAAGCAATACAAGCAGTTTATCCTAAAACAGAACATCAATTATGCATTGTTCATCAAATTCGAAATAGTTTAAAATATGTTTCATACAAACATCGAAAAACTCTAGTTACAGATTTAAAACCAATTTATAGTGCATGTAGTGAAGAACAAGCAATGCAAGCTTTAGAATCATTTGAAAGTAAATGAAATAAACAATATCCCCAAATTGCTAAATCTTGATATAAAAATTGAGAAAATTTGATGATTTTTATTAGTTATCCTGCAGAAATCAAAAGAGTAATTTATACAACAAATGCTATTGAATCTGTTAATAGTCAATTACGAAAAGTTATTAGAAACAAAAAAGCTTTTCCTAATGATATGTCAGTTTTTAAAATATTTTATTTAGCAATTGAAAATATAACAAAAAAATGAACATTGCCTATTCAAAATTGAAATACAGCAATTGCTCATTTTATGATAAAATTTGAAGACAGAATTAATCTGAACTAGTACTTTGTAAAACAAAGATACACAGATTTCTAAAAAGCCTCTGTATTAAATCTATTGGTCTTTTATAAGATAGTGATTTTCTGGGTGTAGAATTAATTTGAAATGCTATAGTATTTAAATCTTTTTGTTTATATGAAGATAGATCTGTAGATTTTGGTAAATATCTTCTTAAAATACCATTATTATTTTCATTTAAACCTCTTTGACAAGGTTTACCAGGATCTGCAAAATAAATCTTAACATTACAATTTTTTTCGATTAATTTTCATTTACTAAATTCTTTACCACGATCAAAAGTAATAGTTTTAACTGTTCCTTTTTGTAACTTTGAAATAAATTTTATTATACTTTTTGTAATATTTTCTGATTTATTATTTTTAGTTGCTAAAGGAATTGTGGTTTTTGATCATATATCAGCTAAAGTAATAATAGAACTTTTATGATCTTTACCAATGATAGTATCACCCTCTAAATGACCAAATTCTTCTATATTTTTAATATTAGGAATGATTAAATTTCTTTCATGAATAGACTTACAATTATTAATTCTGCCCCTAGTTTCTTTTTGTTTGTGAGGTTTATTTTTTCCTTTTCTCAATAAGTTATTTTCATCAAAACCCATTCGATTTGTTTTAAACATGTTATATAAAGTTTTTGTTGAAATACTTTTTATTTTATTTTCCTTTAAAAAATTAGCAATTATATCAAGAGCATAATTTTTAGTAATTAACAAATGATTAATAGTATTAATTTCTATTAAAGTTAAAATTATTAATTTTCTACCTGCATTTTGTTTATTTTTTTGAATTTTATTCAATATTTCTAATGGTAATAAGTTTTGATTTAATAATCTACAAACTCTATGTACAGTTGATTTACTATAATCAATGGCTTTTGCTATTTTACGAATCGAAAATCCATAACTTTTATATTCTTTTATTGCTATTATTGATTCAATAGTCAGATACTTATACATTGTGCTAATTCCTTTCTTTTTTTAATTATAGAATTAACACAATTTAATTTTTATATAAGTGTCCTTTTTAATTTTACAATTCAGGTTACAAAAAGTATAATAAAATTTATTTCAAAGTTACAAAAAGGAACAGTTAAAACTATTACTTTTGATCGTGGTAAAGAATTTAGTAAATGAAAATTAATCGAAAAAAATTGTAATGTTAAGATTTATTTTGCAGATCCTGGTAAACCTTGTCAAAGAGGTTTAAATGAAAATAATAATGGTATTTTAAGAAGATATTTACCAAAATCTACAGATCTATCTTCATATAAACAAAAAGATTTAAATACTATAGCATTTCAAATTAATTCTACACCCAGAAAATCACTATCTTATAAAAGACCAATAGATTTAATACAATTATTTTAAAAAACTGTCCCATTTATATTTACAATTCAGGAGTTTTAAAATCATGATTTTTACCAATATCAGGAAAAATATTTAAAATTTCATTAGTATGTGCATTAATTATGGTTTGAAACTTAACAGTATGCATTCATTTTTTACCAGAAAATCAATCTTTTTGGTTATATTTTGGTCGTTCTGTTTCTACTTCTGTTACATCAATTATCAAAATTTTATTTTTTAATTCTTCTTTTTAAAAAAAATATTTTTATTTGTTAAATTATTAAAGTTATTATTTTTTATTAAAATGTCTTCAATTGAACGAATATTTCGTAAAGCAGTAGTATCAACCATATTATACTCAGCGCCAATACTATGATATGTACGATTTTCATATAAATATCTTAAAGTCATTACTAGTCTATCTTCTATTGACATTTTATATGGTCTTCCACCAATGGTAATTTTTAGCTTTTGATGATCTAATAAAATATTTAAAATTTCATTAAAAACTAGTTTATTAATACCAACTATTTTACGAAAATATTGATCCGATTTATCTTTTAATTCAAAATATGTCATAAAATTTATCCTTAACTATTCAACTTTTATTTTAAAAATAACAAAAAAATGAAAAGTTAACTAGTTATGCAGTAAGTCTTTTAGTAAATCATAGAATTTGTTCGTTTGTGAGTGCTTGTATTTGATTTTCTGTTAGTACTTGTATTTGTTCTTTGGTGAATGCTTGTATTTGTTCACTTGTAAAACTTTGTATTTGTTCTGCTGTAAATGATTTAATTTGTCAACTTGTTAATCATTTTATTTGTTTTGTTGATAATCTTTGTATTTGTTCTGTTGTTAGTGTTGATACCAATATATTTGTGCTTCTTTTTTTATGTCTATTTTTAATTTTAGTTGTTGTTAATGGCGTTGTTATTTGTTGTCTTAACTTTTTTCCTCATTCTTGTGATTTTAAAAAAATTTGATATGTTTGTTCAACTTTATTTTTGTGTTCTTGAATAGAATTTTTTCAAGTAATATTTTTTATATTAGTAGGATCTGTACTGTTAGTATTAAAAGTTACCAATTCACTGGTATTATTAATAAGTAAATCATTCATTTTAGATACCTCTTTTTAACTATAAAACTCATTACTTTTTTTAAAGTAATGAGTTAGAAATGTTTAGAATTATTGTTATTTTTACTAAATCTGCTTATCTACTAAAATTTTAGCACCTTATAAATAAAATACAATAAAAAATAAACACGTATTTTAGTTATATAAATTTATAAAAAATGGAATAATAAATATTAAGAAATAAAGAGATGAAAAAGTAAAAGAAGATATATAATTATCTTCTTTTAAAAATTATATAGTTTTTTTAGCAGCAGTTTTTAATAGATTACTTGTGATTAAAGCTGTTAGTTGATCAAAAAACTGATTTGGACCATCAATAGTTCCTCATTCTTGACCAACAGTTATTAGTTTACCTTTATTAACAATAAAAACAATTGGTAAAGCTTTAAATGCTCTTTCTTTATCAACAGGATTTTGAATTTCCTTGACACCTGAATCAGCAACAGGTGCTGAACTATTATCAGAAATTTTATGGTCAAGTAGTCAATGATAAATTTGTTGTTGTCAACTAATTTTTTTATCATTTCAAAATTGGTTAACAATATCACTACTAGGGTTGGCATAAGGAGATTTTTCATAAATTTTAATATCAATAGTTCCATTAGTAGTAACACTGTTTATTTCAGTTTTCTTTTCTGTTAATCAGTTATCTCATTTACTTGGTACATTATTATTTTTGATTTGCATTGTGTGTAAACCGTCAATAATTTGCTTAGAAAGTGGATTATCAGCAGCACCAAGGATGCCAAAAAAAGCATGCCCACTATTAACATCACTAATAAATTCTTGATATTTTGAATCATCTGTACAAGCACTAACTTGTAAACTAGTTGTTGTGCCTATTATTAAGGCTGCTATTAGTCCAAATTTTTTACGCATTTATTTTCATCACCTTCAATATAATATCATAAAGTTATATGAGTAATAAATTAATAATTAAATATAACGTACTAAGTATACTATGTTATAATCTTAATAACAATATAAAAATCAAAAGGAGTAGTTTTTTTCTATATGGACAGTAATTGGTATATTTATTTAATAATATTGCTAGTTTTATTATTTTTAAGTGGTTTTTATTCATCTGCTGAAACATCATTAACTTCTTTAAATGTTATAAGGATTAAATCTATTGGTAAATTACGTAGTAAGAAAAGTCGTCGTGCTAATATTGTATTTAAGTTAGTTAAAAATTATAATGTAACTTTAACAACAATTTTACTTGGTAACACAGTAATTAATGTTGGAATTGGTACTTTAAGTACCATATTATTTATTGATTCTTTTCATGTTTCTCCTACTTATGGTCCTTTAATATCAACTTTAGTTTCAGCAATTGTTGTTTTAATTATTGGTGAAATTATACCTAAAAGTGTTGCAAAATTACATCCTGAGACAATAGCTTTAAATTATGCATATATTTTGTATATTCTTAATATTATTTTTTATCCAATAACTTTTATTGTTACTTTATTTCAATTTAAAAGTAAAAAACCAACAAGTTCTGAACAAGAACTTATTGAATTGATTTCAATAATTGAAAGAGAAGGAGTTCTTGAAAAAGCAGAACGTGATTTAATTGAATCTGCAATTAAATTTGATGAAAAATCAGTTTTTCAAGCTATGCATCCCAAAAGTAAAATTAAATATATTTATGATGATACGCCACCTAAAGTTATTAAACATCTATATTTAGAAGAAAAATATAGTAGAATTCCTGTTTTAGATCATGTTAATCAAAATGTAATTGGTATTTTAAATATTAAAGAATTTATTATTAATATGTTAGAAAATGAAAATCCAGATTTATTACAATTAATGTTACCAGCAATTTTTATTTCTAAGCGTACTAAGTTAAATGAAGCATTGGAAATTTTACAAACCGAAAGAATGCATATGGCTATTGTCTGCAATAATAAAGATAAAAAAGATTTTAATGGTATTATTACACTTGAAGATATTCTTGAAGAATTAGTTGGTGAAATTTATGATGAAACTGATGAAATTGGATTGATACAAGAAATAGGAACACATAAGTTTCGTGTTGATGGTTCTTCAAAACTTGAAGTATTATTTAAACGTTATTTAAAAAGAAAACCTCCAAATTATAATAAACAAACTGTCCAAGAATGATATATGTTCAAAACAAAAGTAAAGAAAGTAAGGAAAAATAGTCCACTTTTAAAATTTCGAAATTTTTCATTTAAAGTTATAAAGGTTCGCAAAGAATTTGCTGTTTTTGAAGTTGAAATTTTTACTAATAAAAAAATTAAAAATAAATGAGAATAGTTAGTGCAGTATTTTTATTTAAGTGCTACAATGTAAAATCATAATTATAATTATGATATGAAGGGGAGGTTAATTATGAAAAAAGGTATTAAATTAGTAACTATGATTACAGCATTAAATCTTGTAACAGTTAATGGTTTAATGTTAACGTTTTCTCCAGACAGTGATCATTATGTCTATTTAAATAAGCATGATGCTAATGCTAGTTTATTAAAATGAAAACTTTCACCAGAAGATGCAAAGATGGTAAAAAAATATGAATATAAAATCCATCAAATGGCAAGTAAAGAAAGTATTGATGAATTTAATAACTTGTATGATAATAATAAAAGTGATGTAATTTGAAGTAATTATGATAGTTTACAATATGATTTAACTCATACTAAAATTGGTGGTAAAACCATTGATGTTAATTGAGTTGAAATGTATAAAAAAGCTGGTTTAAATAATGAACAATTACAATTAGCAGAGCAACAACAATTACGTTTTTATAATATTTTTGCTAAAGTTTTTCATAAAAACACTGTTATTAAACTAATTCAAAAAGTAGCACCAGTTGCTGTAAGTGATAGCACAGTAGCATGAACTGCTTTTAATTCAGAAGCTGATAATCAACGTATGGGTTATGGTCCTGAATTTGCAAATATTAATTTAATTGATCAACAATTTCAAGAGGGATTTTGATCTTCAGATCAAATAATTAGTGTTACAACTCACGAATATGGTCATGCTTTAAGTAATTTTATTGGTTTAAGTGCTGATGAAAGAAATTCATTTAATGCTAATTGAAAGTGACCAGATAGCAGTTATAGTGATGTTAATACTAATATGACATCAGTTTCTCATAAACTAATTGTTAACAATGATAACAAACAAATTTATGATCGTACTTGATATTTAATTGATTATTTAGGTCAACAAGCAAAATTAACTAATATTAAGCAAAAATTATTATTTGGTTTAATAACAGTTAATAGTAATTATGGTCGTAGTGCCTGATTTAATGGTAAATATAATATAAATCTTGATGATGAATTTTTTGCCGAAAGTTTTGCTAGATGAATTTTAACACCTCAGAATCAACGTGATTGAGGATGAGAATTAGAAAATAGTTTTTTCTTACATTATTTACCAACGGTTTTATAACATTTTACTAGTTAAAAAGGAGAATTATTTCTCCTTTTTTATTATTTGGTATAATAAATTTAAGTAAAAGAATTGAGGAAAGTAGGTAATTTTATGTTTGGCAAAAATATCCTTTAATTTTGTAGAAAAGTAATTATACATGATAAAGTGTTATTTTTAGAGAATTTTTACACTAAATAATGTTACTTTTAACAAATTTTTAATTAAAAATAATATTTTAAGTGTAAATTGATGAATAATTTTTGGTCATCCATACTTTTCTACATAATTAAAAAAAATATCCATGAACATGAATCACAGCAAAATAGTTGTTTAAAATGTCAGTATGAAAAACTTTTTAAAACAGGTAAAATATTATGGGAGGTTGCCAAAAAAGTAGGAAATTAAATTACTACATAATTAACTTATTTCTAAATGAATTATTTTAAAAATCATTAAAATTAGACAAAATTATTCTCTTTTCTTAAAACATTAAATTTATATTTTATATTCGACGTATTTAAAAAAATAAAATATACATTTTATAAGTTAAATTAAAATTATCAACAAGGAAAAAGACAAGAAATAATCTTGTCTTTTTTTGTAATTGTAAAATTTTAAAATTTTTATTATTAACACCCGCTTTAAATATCTACTACACGCAGTGACCAAGTAGGAGAAAGTTAATAATTAATAATCTTCTTTAACACTATTATCAACACGTGTTAGGGAATTAAAACAGTGAACCACAACACAGTTGTTAAAAATAGTGGCCAAAACATGTGGACTTGCATGGATAAATAAAAAGTGGAGTGATACCTAATAAAATATACTAACCAGTAATGGTAATTCTTGGGGTGGGAGCGAATTGGAAACTAGTATATATAGACCTGCTAGGGAACCTACTATATTCTTATATAAGAATATTATAAATCCATAAATCAATTAGTTATTTTATTCTATTCTTTATTTAACCAACCTTACCACCAAGTGAGTAAGTGTTGGTTTTATTTTTTATTTTTTTTGAAAAAATTTTTTGGGCGAGAAAATAAATTTAAAACTTGTAAAAAAAATTAAGCGAGGCCGGTTCAATTAAAATATTAATTTACTAAACATAAATTAAATAAATATTGAATCGAATGCCTTAATGTTTTTTAAAATTTTATAATTTATTTTTGAGCCCATTTTTCTTAAAAAATATAATTAATAGTATTAATAATCTAAAAATAAAAATATATATTCTTTATGCTAAAAGCAACAGAATATATTAGAAAAGAAAGTAAAAATGGAAGAAAAAGAAAATAATGAATTACAAAATGAATTATTAAAAGAAGAAATTGAATTAATAAAAGTAAAAAAAGAATTAGATAAAAAAGAATGAAAAAGTAGAATTATATTTTTAACAATTACAATAATTATTATGATTTTAACATTAATAAACATTAATAATTATTGCTTCTAAATATTAATGAAAGGAATAAAAAAATATGGAATATAGTAGAAATTATAGAAAGATTAGTTCTTGTGATATATGTTATAAAAATTCATCATTTGCAAATAGAACTTGTAATAAATGTTTTTGAATATTAATAACTAGAAAAAAATATAAATAAATTATGAATAATATAAAAATGAATATTAATGAAAATAAAAAATGTGAATTAAGAATTTGTATAAATAAAATTTGATGAGATTGTATTAATAATTCTACTAAAACTATTAAATATAAAAATTGATCAATACCTTATTTAATATGTGATAGTTGTTACGACAGATTACCTAAATACCTTAAAAAAACAGCAAAAATAATTGAAAAGGATATTTTGATTATGAATAAAACTAAAAAGAGAAGAAAAAGATGTGTAGAATGTGATGAATTATATGAAGATAACAAAATCAATATGCTTTATCACTTTAAAACAGAATTAGAAGCAGAACAACATAATACTAAAAAATATGAAGATAATTATGATATTGAAAAACATTTAGATTATACAAAATCATATGGATATGTTTGTGATTAATGTAGAGATGATTAATAAATGCAATACGAATTAATCATTGGTATTGACCCTGCTGGTATTGGTAATAATGGAATTGTTATATACTCAAATGAAACTAATAATATTATTTTTAATGAAAAATTTAAAGCAAAAACAGTTTTAGAAAGTAAAAATATATATAAAAAATATTTTTCATTGATTAAAAAGCAATTTCCCAATAAAAAAATATTAGTTATTGTTGAAAATTTCTTTTTAAGTTCAAAACAGTTATTAACTAATCCATTAGCAACACCAAAAGTTATTGGTGCTTTAATGGTATTAGTACAAGATGTTATGAACTGAGATTATCATAAAAATGAACCAAAAAACAAAAATAAAATAGAAGATTATAAAGGAAATATAAAATTTACAAAACATGAACAAGATGCTTATAAACATATTCAATATTATTTAAGGAATTATAAAAATGAAAAATAAAGAAAATTACGTTAAATTAACAGTAAAACTTAGTAATACTATTGAAGTAAAATATCATGAAAAAGGTAATAAACGAGGCTTTTTAGAAATCTGTGTATCTTTGTTTTACAAAGTACTAGTTCAGATTAATTCTGTCTTCAAATTTTATCATAAAATGAGCAATTGCTGTATTTCAATTTTGAATAGGCAATGTTCATTTTTTTGTTATATTTTCAATTGCTAAATAAAATATTTTAAAAACTGACATATCATTAGGAAAAGCTTTTTTGTTTCTAATAACTTTTCGTAATTGACTATTAACAGATTCAATAGCATTTGTTGTATAAATTACTCGTTTGATTTCTGCAGGATAACTAATAAAAATCATCAAATTTTCTCAATTTTTATATCAAGATTTAGCAATTTGGGGATATTGTTTATTTCATTTACTTTCAAATGATTCTAAAGCTTGCATTGCTTGTTCTTCACTACATGCACTATAAATTGGTTTTAAATCTGTAACTAGAGTTTTTCGATGTTTGTATGAAACATATTTTAAACTATTTCGAATTTGATGAACAATGCATAATTGATGTTCTGTTTTAGGATAAACTGCTTGTATTGCTTCTGACATGCCTGTTAAATTATCACTACAAGCAATCAAAATATCATTTAAGCCTCGATTTTTCATTTCTGTGAAATTAGCTAATCAAAATTTAGCACCTTCATTTTCACTAATTCATAAGCCTAAAACATCTTTTTTACCTTCTAAATCAACTCTTAATGCTATATAAACTGATTTATTAATAATCCGTTTATCTTGTCGAACTTTAACTACTATACAATCAAAATAAACAATCGGATAAAC
This genomic window contains:
- a CDS encoding IS256 family transposase, which gives rise to MAKKQNINNNDPISKAVDLLLENTGDLTTVFKEGGLYKELTKRLVEKMLNSEMQNYLGYEKNQHSNTENARNGTSSKKLITQQGKIEIDVPRDRNSDFTPVIVAKRQRRFDGFDQQVLSLYAKGMTLSDIRMQLQELYHGADISESVISQITDDVIDDVKTWQNRPLESVYPIVYFDCIVVKVRQDKRIINKSVYIALRVDLEGKKDVLGLWISENEGAKFWLANFTEMKNRGLNDILIACSDNLTGMSEAIQAVYPKTEHQLCIVHQIRNSLKYVSYKHRKTLVTDLKPIYSACSEEQAMQALESFESKWNKQYPQIAKSWYKNWENLMIFISYPAEIKRVIYTTNAIESVNSQLRKVIRNKKAFPNDMSVFKIFYLAIENITKKWTLPIQNWNTAIAHFMIKFEDRINLN
- a CDS encoding IS256 family transposase codes for the protein MAKKQNINNNDPISKAVDLLLENTEDLTTVFKEGGLYKELTKRLVEKMLNSEMQNYLGYEKNQHSNTENARNGTSSKKLITQQGKIEIDVPRDRNSDFTPVIVAKRQRRFDGFDQQVLSLYAKGMTLSDIRMQLQELYHGADISESVISQITDDVIDDVKAWQNRPLESVYPIVYFDCIVVKVRQDKRIINKSVYIALGVDLEGKKDVLGLWISENEGAKFWLANFTEMKNRGLNDILIACSDNLTGMSEAIQAVYPKTEHQLCIVHQIRNSLKYVSYKHRKTLVTDLKPIYSACSEEQAMQALESFESKWNKQYPQIAKSWYKNWENLMIFISYPAEIKRVIYTTNAIESVNSQLRKVIRNKKAFPNDMSVFKIFYLAIENITKKWTLPIQNWNTAIAHFMIKFEDRINLN
- a CDS encoding IS30 family transposase produces the protein MYKYLTIESIIAIKEYKSYGFSIRKIAKAIDYSKSTVHRVCRLLNQNLLPLEILNKIQKNKQNAGRKLIILTLIEINTINHLLITKNYALDIIANFLKENKIKSISTKTLYNMFKTNRMGFDENNLLRKGKNKPHKQKETRGRINNCKSIHERNLIIPNIKNIEEFGHLEGDTIIGKDHKSSIITLADIWSKTTIPLATKNNKSENITKSIIKFISKLQKGTVKTITFDRGKEFSKWKLIEKNCNVKIYFADPGKPCQRGLNENNNGILRRYLPKSTDLSSYKQKDLNTIAFQINSTPRKSLSYKRPIDLIQRLFRNLCIFVLQSTSSD
- a CDS encoding transposase family protein; the protein is MIIDVTEVETERPKYNQKDWFSGKKWMHTVKFQTIINAHTNEILNIFPDIGKNHDFKTPEL
- a CDS encoding transposase family protein, translated to MTYFELKDKSDQYFRKIVGINKLVFNEILNILLDHQKLKITIGGRPYKMSIEDRLVMTLRYLYENRTYHSIGAEYNMVDTTALRNIRSIEDILIKNNNFNNLTNKNIFFKKKN
- a CDS encoding hemolysin family protein, with translation MDSNWYIYLIILLVLLFLSGFYSSAETSLTSLNVIRIKSIGKLRSKKSRRANIVFKLVKNYNVTLTTILLGNTVINVGIGTLSTILFIDSFHVSPTYGPLISTLVSAIVVLIIGEIIPKSVAKLHPETIALNYAYILYILNIIFYPITFIVTLFQFKSKKPTSSEQELIELISIIEREGVLEKAERDLIESAIKFDEKSVFQAMHPKSKIKYIYDDTPPKVIKHLYLEEKYSRIPVLDHVNQNVIGILNIKEFIINMLENENPDLLQLMLPAIFISKRTKLNEALEILQTERMHMAIVCNNKDKKDFNGIITLEDILEELVGEIYDETDEIGLIQEIGTHKFRVDGSSKLEVLFKRYLKRKPPNYNKQTVQEWYMFKTKVKKVRKNSPLLKFRNFSFKVIKVRKEFAVFEVEIFTNKKIKNKWE